A region from the Acyrthosiphon pisum isolate AL4f chromosome A1, pea_aphid_22Mar2018_4r6ur, whole genome shotgun sequence genome encodes:
- the LOC115033674 gene encoding uncharacterized protein LOC115033674 has translation MVQKCCVCKAQRSSENDITLHSFPKDKIVLHKWILNLNKNYIFTPTVHTRICNKHFDENDFINTDKLRRLKPDAIPTKIMGVRRSLLSDFQSSSSEYVCDPSTSNEQLLDMPNDICETVLVQTTIKNTEILDVHSSSREYLCDSSNSNEKSSDMSNNIHDNNAGKNITDTKKRKYYRYIGDFSEDDLETPRRRKLFWKTHTKLLDETKQKIRCLEQKNRRLESKITCLNSLVDELKQKYQLNASYSDILRKPLH, from the exons ATGGTACAAAAATGTTGCGTTTGCAAAGCGCAACGATCAAGTGAGAACGATATCACATTACACAG TTTTCCAAAAGACAAAATAGTTCTTCACAAATGGATTTTGAACCTTAATAAGAACTATATCTTTACACCAACTGTACATACAAGAATTTGTAATAAGCATTTTGATGAAAATGATTTCATTAATACCGACAAACTAAGACGTCTAAAACCAGATGCTATACCAACCAAAATTATGGGTGTTCGTCGTTCGTTGTTGTCAG aTTTCCAAAGTTCTTCAAGTGAATATGTGTGTGATCCATCTACCTCAAATGAGCAATTATTAGATATGCCAAATGATATCTGTGAGACTGTTTTAGTTCAGACAACGATTAAAAATACAGAAATTCTAGATGTCCATAGTTCTTCACGTGAATATTTATGTGATTCATCTAACTCAAATGAGAAATCATCAGATATGTCAAATAATATCCATGATAATAATGCAGGCAAAAATATAACTGATACCaa AAAACGTAAGTATTATCGTTATATTGGAGATTTCTCGGAAGACGACTTGGAAACCCCAAGGAGAAGGAAACTGTTTTGGAAGACACATACTAAATTGCTGGATGAAACAAAACAGAAAATCAGATGTCttgaacaaaaaaatcgaaGATTGGAGTCAAAAATCACTTGTTTAAATTCATTAGTAGATgaacttaaacaaaaatatcaattaaatgcTAGTTATTCTGATATTTTaagg aAACCATTGCACTGA